In one Moritella sp. 5 genomic region, the following are encoded:
- a CDS encoding Hsp20 family protein, producing MNTIDLTPIYRSTIGFDRFAPLFSSLLGDDNKVPNYPPYNIEIHGEDKYSITIAVAGFSEHELDINVAKGVLTVSGDKGYTDDNDKDKHKFLYQGIANRMFKRKFNLTENVEVTGASLNHGLLTINLVKKIPEAIKPKKIAINQEVELINDKTKKAV from the coding sequence ATGAATACTATCGATTTAACTCCGATTTATCGCAGCACTATTGGCTTTGACAGATTTGCTCCTTTATTTAGTAGTCTATTAGGTGACGATAACAAAGTACCAAATTATCCACCTTATAACATTGAAATTCATGGCGAAGATAAATATTCAATTACTATAGCTGTCGCAGGATTTTCTGAGCATGAACTAGATATTAATGTAGCAAAAGGTGTCCTTACTGTTTCTGGAGATAAAGGATACACAGACGATAATGATAAAGATAAACACAAATTTCTTTATCAAGGCATTGCTAATCGGATGTTTAAACGTAAGTTTAATCTTACCGAAAATGTAGAAGTAACCGGTGCGAGTCTTAATCATGGGTTATTAACGATAAATTTGGTTAAAAAGATACCAGAAGCTATTAAGCCTAAGAAAATAGCCATCAATCAGGAGGTCGAACTTATTAATGATAAAACTAAAAAGGCCGTTTGA